A window of the Myxocyprinus asiaticus isolate MX2 ecotype Aquarium Trade chromosome 11, UBuf_Myxa_2, whole genome shotgun sequence genome harbors these coding sequences:
- the LOC127448386 gene encoding caveolae-associated protein 2-like — protein MGEDSSHAKQSTATIPREESSPIPPAPAMDAQDLLIPSFSPSSAPSSPVHTITRLGSKSPTSPTAPGGQISAITVVALLDKLVVMIESVQENQQRMEKKQAELEGAVRVVQGDVTRLAKSHMSTANSVAKLLERSRKTGNNVKEVRERLDRQSSQVKRLEANHAHLLKRNHFKVLIFQEDNEIPSTLLTKDGMATFQDEMVPSAPTPHTDLNRSQDEGLQTISLSSSEEEDKGASSPLAEGGTDPLADLHEESLPYFGSERLERSRADKFKRSSLKKVDSLKRAFSRSSIEKKINKIVPPERREKIKKSFTPNHPKSPTSQSSSFKISPMTFNIKKVRDGDADSSQQPERSPRNLSPVEVPSIGGPDGELPLPELHSLGEKVNGGGHHTPSTPGSTDGEVSVTEGGGNLDNGPSVTLAEEHVERQDGDADDNEENGEEEELEEQEEEKEPRPVEEASAPPMSTAITVEQTS, from the exons ATGGGTGAAGATTCCTCTCACGCTAAGCAAAGCACAGCCACCATACCCAGGGAGGAGAGCAGCCCAATTCCACCTGCTCCAGCCATGGATGCTCAGGATCTCCTCATCCCGAGCTTCAGTCCTAGCTCAGCACCTTCTTCCCCTGTTCACACCATCACCCGCCTGGGCTCCAAATCCCCCACCAGCCCCACGGCTCCTGGGGGCCAGATAAGCGCCATCACGGTGGTGGCTCTGCTCGACAAGCTGGTGGTGATGATCGAGTCAGTGCAAGAGAACCAGCAGAGGATGGAGAAGAAACAGGCTGAGCTGGAGGGGGCAGTCAGGGTGGTGCAGGGCGACGTGACCCGGCTCGCCAAGAGCCACATGTCCACGGCCAACAGCGTCGCCAAGCTGCTGGAGCGCTCGCGCAAAACAGGTAACAATGTGAAGGAGGTGCGGGAACGTCTGGATAGACAGAGCAGCCAGGTGAAGCGTCTGGAGGCCAACCACGCCCATCTGCTCAAGAGAAACCACTTTAAAGTGCTCATCTTTCAG GAGGACAATGAAATCCCCTCCACTCTGCTCACTAAAGATGGTATGGCCACCTTTCAGGATGAAATGGTTCCATCTGCACCAACTCCACACACTGATCTAAACCGCTCCCAAGATGAAGGCCTGCAGACCATCAGCCTCTCCTCTAGTGAGGAGGAGGACAAAGGAGCATCAAGCCCCCTGGCAGAGGGTGGCACAGATCCCCTGGCAGATCTGCATGAGGAGAGCCTCCCATACTTTGGAAGTGAACGTCTGGAACGCTCTCGTGCAGACAAGTTCAAGCGCTCAAGTCTGAAGAAGGTGGATAGTCTTAAAAGGGCCTTCTCGCGAAGCAGCATAGAGAAGAAGATCAACAAGATTGTGCCTCCAGAACGACGTGAGAAGATCAAGAAAAGCTTCACCCCGAACCACCCGAAAAGCCCCACTTCCCAGAGCTCATCCTTCAAAATCTCTCCAATGACTTTCAACATCAAGAAGGTACGAGATGGAGATGCTGACTCTTCTCAGCAGCCTGAGAGATCACCCAGGAATCTCAGCCCAGTAGAGGTGCCCTCCATAGGGGGACCTGATGGTGAGCTACCCCTGCCTGAGTTACACTCATTGGGGGAGAAAGTGAATGGAGGTGGCCATCACACTCCCTCGACTCCAGGCAGCACAGATGGTGAGGTGTCTGTTACAGAAGGAGGTGGAAATCTTGATAATGGTCCCTCTGTAACACTGGCTGAGGAGCATGTGGAGAGACAAGATGGTGATGCTGATGACAATGAGGAAAATGGGGAGGAGGAAGAGTTGGAGGAGCAGGAGGAGGAGAAAGAACCAAGACCTGTGGAGGAAGCATCTGCTCCTCCCATGTCAACTGCTATTACTGTTGAGCAAACTTCTTAG